TGGACAAAGAGGTGCGCCAGATGCCGATTCGCATCGTCGCCAACGGCGTGGTGAGCCGGTCCGTGCGGGACACCGCGGCCTTCTACGCCGAGGCCGAGCGAATCTGGCCCGCGCGGAAACTCCCGGCGATCGGCCACGTCCGGCAGGCCGGCGCCAAGCGGCTGCGGATCGCCGTCATCACCCATTCGCTGCTGCGGGAGTCCAGCCCTGAGGTCCGAGAGCTGACGCTGAAGACCGCGAGCCTGCTCGAAGAGCTCGGCCACCGCGTCGATCACCTCGAAAAACCGCCCGTGCCAGATACTTTCGTGTCGGATTTCGTGCTGTACTGGGGCCTGCTCGCGCTCGGCCAGATCCAGCAGAACAAGCGCGCGTTCCGGGGATTCGACGAGACGCGGCTGGACAACCTGTCCCGCGGCCTCGACCGGCACGCCCGCCGCAACCTGCACAAGGTTCCGCTGGCACTCGTCCGGTTGGCGCGCACGCGACGGCACACCGAACGCCTGGCCGCCACCTACGACCTGGTGCTCACGCCGACGCTCGCCGACGAGCCACCGCAGGTCGGTTACCTCGACCCGATGGCCGACTACCAGCAGATCATCGACCGGCTGCAGGACTGGGTGGCGTTCACGCCGCTACAGAACGTGACCGGGGAGCCCGCGATCTCGCTGCCGCTGGCAACCTCGGCCGGCGGGCTGCCGGTCGGGATGATGTTCTCGGCGCCGATGGGACACGAGGCCCGGCTGCTGGAGCTGGCGTACGAACTCGAGGCGGCCCGGCCGTGGGCACGCATCGACTCGGCCGAAAATGCCTAGTCGGGTGCCAGCGTCGCCAGCATTCGCTTGAATTCGCGCTGCTGAGCCGTCGACAGCTTGGACAGCACGCGCGCGTCGGCCTCCCGTACCGCCGCCTCGGCGCGCTTGAGCAGCGCCCGTCCGTCGGCGGTGAGCGACGCCGGCAATGCCCGGCCGGACGCCACAGATGCCGGCCTGGTCACCTTCTGCGCATTCTCCAGCCGGTGTAGGACGGTGTTCATCGCTTGGGGCGAGACGTTGCCCAGTCGCGCGAGTTCGGCGCTGGACAATCCCGGCGTCATGGAAAGCATTCGCATGCAGACGAATTCGGGCAGCGTCAGGCTCAGCGGACTCAGTGCTGCCGATACCTCCGGCCGCAGCGCGGCCATCACCTGAAACAGCAAGTAGCCAAGCGGCGCATTCTCGGTGGAGCCCATATCAACGATGTTGACACATATCAATCAGATTGATATACAGGGGTATGACCCAAACACAGGAATTCAATTTCGACTTCGACCCCGCCTACCGCGGCGAGACCAACGAGTTCGGGGCAGGTGCCCGCCCGCCGTGGAGTCTCGGCGAGCCCCAACCGGAGATCGCCGCGCTCATCGACCAGGGCAAGATTAAGGGCAACGTGCTCGACGCCGGCTGCGGTGAGGCGGCGTTCGCGCTACACATGGCGGCCTTGGGGCACACCGCAGTTGGCTTGGATGCCTCGCCGACGGCGATCGAGTTGGCCAAGGCGGGCGCGGCCCGCCAGGGGCTGACGAACGCCACGTTCGAGGTGGCCGACATCTCCGCCTTTACCGGCTACGACAACCGCTTCGACACCATCGTGGACAGCACCCTCTTTCACTCGATGCCGGTCGAATTGCGCGAGGGCTACCAGCAGTCGATCGTCCGGGCCGCGGCGCCGGGCGCGTCGTACTACGTGCTGGTCTTTGCCAAAACGGCCGACGGCGGTCCCGCGAACCCTGTGACCGAAGACGAGTTACGCGACGTGGTCTCGAAGTACTGGGTGATCGACGACATCCGGCCCGCGCGGATCCACGGCAACTTCGCCAAGGCCAACACTCCGGAGTTCCCCTTCTCCGATGTCCGCGACGAGGGCGACGGCCGCAAGTCGGTCCCGGCCTGGCTGCTGTCAGCACATCTGGGCTGACGCGAAAGTCGTTACACCCCAACGAGTTGACCGAGCCGCTCGAGGTTGATCCGCACCTCGAGCGGCCCGTCGTACACCTGGGCGGCGCCGGCGCCTTCCAACTCGGCGCGCGAGGTACCACCGCTGAGCACTCCGACGGCGGGCACTTCCGCAGTGAGGGCGGCCTTCACATCC
The sequence above is a segment of the Candidatus Mycobacterium wuenschmannii genome. Coding sequences within it:
- a CDS encoding amidase — translated: MRHVHAFGDDALGHLDAVGVAEAINSGRVSRAEVVEAAIARTESVNASLNGLAYNAFDRARARTEARPTGGVFSGVPTFVKDNVDVGGWPTMRGTDAWPPVPAAADSEFAEMYLATGMTPLGKTQMSEYGFSAAAEHPRLGAVRNPWNTDHTAGASSSGSGAFVAAGVVPIAHANDGGGSIRIPASCNGLVGLKPSRGRLPLDKEVRQMPIRIVANGVVSRSVRDTAAFYAEAERIWPARKLPAIGHVRQAGAKRLRIAVITHSLLRESSPEVRELTLKTASLLEELGHRVDHLEKPPVPDTFVSDFVLYWGLLALGQIQQNKRAFRGFDETRLDNLSRGLDRHARRNLHKVPLALVRLARTRRHTERLAATYDLVLTPTLADEPPQVGYLDPMADYQQIIDRLQDWVAFTPLQNVTGEPAISLPLATSAGGLPVGMMFSAPMGHEARLLELAYELEAARPWARIDSAENA
- a CDS encoding MarR family winged helix-turn-helix transcriptional regulator, with amino-acid sequence MGSTENAPLGYLLFQVMAALRPEVSAALSPLSLTLPEFVCMRMLSMTPGLSSAELARLGNVSPQAMNTVLHRLENAQKVTRPASVASGRALPASLTADGRALLKRAEAAVREADARVLSKLSTAQQREFKRMLATLAPD
- a CDS encoding class I SAM-dependent methyltransferase; protein product: MTQTQEFNFDFDPAYRGETNEFGAGARPPWSLGEPQPEIAALIDQGKIKGNVLDAGCGEAAFALHMAALGHTAVGLDASPTAIELAKAGAARQGLTNATFEVADISAFTGYDNRFDTIVDSTLFHSMPVELREGYQQSIVRAAAPGASYYVLVFAKTADGGPANPVTEDELRDVVSKYWVIDDIRPARIHGNFAKANTPEFPFSDVRDEGDGRKSVPAWLLSAHLG